CTCGGCGGCGTCGCAGCCCCCTGAAAGTCCAGCGGTGACTGCGGGTTGTCCGGCAAGGCCGGCTCGGATATCGCTTCACCGTCCCCCGCACCGGCCTGCTGGGCAAAGACCTGCGCTGCGGGCCAGCTCAGCGCGAGCGCACTCGACATCACAAACGCTAGAGCCCCTCGTCTCACGGCGCTCACCTCCGCTCTACACCACCGCCGGGCAGCGGTGCCTCAACGCAGCGCGGACAGCCTGCGGGCCGCCAACTGCGCCACTTCGCTCTGTGGATAGGTCTGCGTGACCTGCGTTAATACGACGCGGGCCTGCCGCTGGTCTCCCAGCGCCAGATAGCTATAGGCGAGCTTGAGCAAGGCGTCGGGGGCCTTGTTGCCGCCGGGGTACTGCGCGATCACTCGTCGAAAAACCTTCTGCGCTTCGGCGTGCAGCTTCTGGTCGTACAAGCACTCGCCGAGCCAGTAGAGGGCGTTGTCAGCGTAGGCGTGTTGGCCGTGCCGCCGCACGAACTCACGAAAGCCCAAGGCGGCCTTCGCCGGCTGGCCGGCACGGTAGCTGGCCAGCGCCCCTTGATAGAGGTGCATCGCCTCGCCATCCGACGTGCGCGCCGCCGCATGCACCACCGGGCGCCGCGCGACCGGCACCACGGGAAGGGTCTCGTCGACGGCGGCCAGGTTCATCGCCTCTCCCGGGTCGCGCGCCGCCTGGCCCCTCCCGGAGCCGCCCGCGCCGTGCAGTCGCAGCAGCGGCCGGGGCCCGCCGCGCAGCGCCGCGCCGCCGTAGGCCACCGCCTCGCTCGCCACCAGCGTCTCCGGTCGGCTCTCCGCGGAAGCGGTCGCCGCGCCGAAAGCCAAATCGTCCACCTCGGGGCTCGGATCGTCGAGGATCCTGCGCGTGTCACGCGCCGCCCCTCGATCGTCCGACGGGCCCGAGCGCGCGGCCGCTGCCCTCACCGGCGCGGCCGCCGGCGCTTGCTCGCCGTCACCGGGCCCATCGGCGGCCGCCGGCGCGCCGATGCGCACGACCGGCAGCCTTGGCGCGCCCTCTCCGACGGAGTCGCCGCCACGCCGCTGGAGCGCGACCCGCGTGGTGTCCAACATGTCCTCGAGCAGAAACACCCGCTGGTTGAGCTCCTCGACGCGATCGTCGCGCGCGCTCAGGCGGCCCTCGAACTCCGAAAGACGGCGGGCCAGGCGCCCCGCCTCGTCGGCACGCAGCGTCGCGCGCGCGGCGCAGCCCTGCGGCGCCAACGCGACGCCGACCAGCCACGCCACCACCGCGCCGCGCCCGTCCATCACCACCCGCCCCTTTTTCGACCAAGCCGGCTCGACATCGTTTCGGCCGAGTTTCGGCCCGAGCCAGCTCGACATCGCTTCGCGCGGCCCTCAAGCTCGCCGGTCCGCCCACGGGCACCCGCACGGGCGCCCGCACGCGCACCCGCGCCAGGCCGCCGCATGAACGCCGCGCCCACCTGCTGATCGCGTGCTGATCTGGCCGTCGAGCAACCGCCATTATAGGGTCGCAGGGCAATGGCCACCAAGAAAGTCGCCAGCGGGCCCCGCGAGCAGCGCCAAGCCGCACCATCCTGGCACGGTCCAGCGGCTGATCCGGACGTGGAATGCTGGCGTTTCGCGCTTCCACGCGCCGAGATCGGCTACGTGCGCTCTTTGCTCGAGGCCTACGAGGGCCTGGCGCAGATGGACTCGGAGGCCGGCCGGGCCGAGATCCGCTGGACGGTGCCACGGAGTCGCTGCGCCGAGGCAAGGGCGCTCGCGCGGGCCCTGGCCGAGGAGGTGCATCTCGTCGCCGTCGGCGACGATCACGCGCTCGCGTAGACCTCGGCCAACACGGCCGCAGCACCCGCTGCCAGCAGGTCCTCGGCCAAGGCCTCGCCGAGCGCCTCACCCGCTGCCACCGGACCGCTGCGCTCCGCGCGAAAGATCGGCTGCCCCGTGGGGTGACCAACGAGCGCCGCGAGCCGCAGCTCGTGCGCACCGACCCGTGTGGCGTGCCCACCGATCGGCACCTGGCATCCGCCACCGAGACGGGCCAGCAACGCGCGCTCGGCGCGGACACAGCAGGCGGTGGCCTCGTCATGCAAGGGTCGCAGGAGCGCCACGGTCGCTGCGTCGTCGCAGCGGGTCTCGATCCCGAGCGCGCCCTGACCGATCGCCGGCAACCACGGCGGATCGAGGCACTCGGCGATGCGCGCGCCGAAGCCGAGCCGCTTGAGGCCCGCCGCCGCCAAGACAATGGCGTCGAAGGCGCCTTCGTCGAGACGGCGCAGGCGCGTGTCGACATTGCCGCGCAGCAGCGCAATCGTCAGGTCAGGGCGGGCCGCGAGGAGCTGGCAGCGACGGCGCAGACTCGCCGTGCCGACCCGCGCGCCCTCGGGCAGCGCGGCCAGGCCACCGTGCCGCGAGACGATCGCGTCGCGCGGATCCTCGCGCGTCGGAATCGCCGTCAGCTCGAGCCCCGCCGGAAGCGTCGCGGGCACATCCTTGATCGAGTGCACGGCGAGGTCGACCTCGCGACGGAGCAAGGCGTCCTCCAGCTCCTTGACGAAGAGACCTTTGCCGCCGACCTGCGCCAGCGGGACGTCGAGCAGCTTGTCGCCCTGGGTCTTGATCACCTGAAGCCGCACCTCGAGCCCAGGGCGCAGCGCGCGCAGCCGGTCGGCGATATGCCGCGCCTGCCACAACGCCAGCGCGCTCCCCCGCGTGCCAATCACCACCGCGTTCACTTGCGCTCCTCCTCCTCGCCAGGCTCGCCCGCCCCGGGCGCGGGTGGCGCGGCCTCGACCAACGCCGGCTCCAGCGGCTCGCCGAGCGCCGGCTCCGGCTGCTCGCCGAGCGCCGGCTCCGGCAAGCCGAACAACTGCCGCGTGGCTGTCGGCAGCGGCACCCCGTTGGCTGCCGCAGCGTACTGTTTCAACGCGGTCGTCGGCACGTGGAGCAGCTTGTTGACGATCGCGTTGGCCAGACGGTCGAGGGCCACCCGCTGCTCCTCGCGCTCGAGCTGGAGCTGCCGCGCGGCGCGCTGCGCCTCGGCGCTGACCACCGCGCTGAACTGCGCCCTCAGCTGCTTGATCAAGGGCACCACGTCCTGGTGGCGCAGCCAGGTATCGAAGCCCTCGAGCTCGCCCTCGACGATGCGCTCGGCGACCTTCGCCTCGCGCCGCCGCGCCTGCAGGTTCGCCGCGAGCGCCTGCTCGAGATCGTCGACGTCGAAGAGGTAGAGATTGGGCAGCGAGCGCGCCTTGGGGTCGACGTCCCGCGGCACGGCGATATCAACCACCAGCAGCGAACGGGAGCGCCGCTGCCGCATCACGCCCGCGAGCAACTCGCGATCGATCAGGGGCTGCGGGCTGCCGGTCGAGCTGATCACCATGTCGGCCCACTCCAGCTGATGCGCGAGCGTCTCGAGGCCGACGGCCTCGCCGCCGAGGCGCCGCGCCAGCTCCTGGGCGCGCTCGAGGCTGCGGTTGGCGACGCGGATCCGCGTCGCGCCCTGCGCCACGAGATGCGTCACCGCGAGCTCTGCCATCTCACCGGCTCCGACCACCAGCACGGTGAGGTCGACGAGGTCGGCGAAGATCCGACCCGCCAGGTCGACGGCGACCGAGCTGACCGAAGCCGGATGGCGCGCGATCTCGGTCTCCGTGCGCACGCGCTTGCTGATCGCGAACGATCGCTCCATGCAGCGGCCGAGCCGCGAGCCGACGGCGCCGCACTCGCGCGCCCAGGCGAAGGCCTGCTTGACCTGCCCCATGATCTGGGCCTCGCCGACGACCATCGCGTCGAGGCTCGCGGTGACCCGAAAGATGTGCCCCAGCGCCTCGCCGCCCCAGCGGTAGTAGAGCGCGCCGTCGAGCTCCTCCGCGGTGACGCGACGTTGGCGCGCGAAGAGCTCACGCACGGTCTGCTCGGCCCGCGCCGGATC
This genomic stretch from Pseudomonadota bacterium harbors:
- the ybgF gene encoding tol-pal system protein YbgF — protein: MDGRGAVVAWLVGVALAPQGCAARATLRADEAGRLARRLSEFEGRLSARDDRVEELNQRVFLLEDMLDTTRVALQRRGGDSVGEGAPRLPVVRIGAPAAADGPGDGEQAPAAAPVRAAAARSGPSDDRGAARDTRRILDDPSPEVDDLAFGAATASAESRPETLVASEAVAYGGAALRGGPRPLLRLHGAGGSGRGQAARDPGEAMNLAAVDETLPVVPVARRPVVHAAARTSDGEAMHLYQGALASYRAGQPAKAALGFREFVRRHGQHAYADNALYWLGECLYDQKLHAEAQKVFRRVIAQYPGGNKAPDALLKLAYSYLALGDQRQARVVLTQVTQTYPQSEVAQLAARRLSALR
- a CDS encoding DUF4911 domain-containing protein; its protein translation is MECWRFALPRAEIGYVRSLLEAYEGLAQMDSEAGRAEIRWTVPRSRCAEARALARALAEEVHLVAVGDDHALA
- the hemC gene encoding hydroxymethylbilane synthase — its product is MNAVVIGTRGSALALWQARHIADRLRALRPGLEVRLQVIKTQGDKLLDVPLAQVGGKGLFVKELEDALLRREVDLAVHSIKDVPATLPAGLELTAIPTREDPRDAIVSRHGGLAALPEGARVGTASLRRRCQLLAARPDLTIALLRGNVDTRLRRLDEGAFDAIVLAAAGLKRLGFGARIAECLDPPWLPAIGQGALGIETRCDDAATVALLRPLHDEATACCVRAERALLARLGGGCQVPIGGHATRVGAHELRLAALVGHPTGQPIFRAERSGPVAAGEALGEALAEDLLAAGAAAVLAEVYASA
- a CDS encoding glutamyl-tRNA reductase; the encoded protein is MTFGVVGLSFRTAPLQLRERLAFAPAEIPGVLRELCAAPTVAEAMLLSTCNRVEFYLVSEDPARAEQTVRELFARQRRVTAEELDGALYYRWGGEALGHIFRVTASLDAMVVGEAQIMGQVKQAFAWARECGAVGSRLGRCMERSFAISKRVRTETEIARHPASVSSVAVDLAGRIFADLVDLTVLVVGAGEMAELAVTHLVAQGATRIRVANRSLERAQELARRLGGEAVGLETLAHQLEWADMVISSTGSPQPLIDRELLAGVMRQRRSRSLLVVDIAVPRDVDPKARSLPNLYLFDVDDLEQALAANLQARRREAKVAERIVEGELEGFDTWLRHQDVVPLIKQLRAQFSAVVSAEAQRAARQLQLEREEQRVALDRLANAIVNKLLHVPTTALKQYAAAANGVPLPTATRQLFGLPEPALGEQPEPALGEPLEPALVEAAPPAPGAGEPGEEEERK